The Carassius gibelio isolate Cgi1373 ecotype wild population from Czech Republic chromosome B11, carGib1.2-hapl.c, whole genome shotgun sequence genomic sequence TGcctcaaaaatgtaaatacaaaccatgttattactgtacattatttttgTTGAGAACTGGGGGTCAGACCTTTCGAGAAACGTTTGGGAGAAATGCAAGGATAAAATGTCACTGCATTTATAATGGTTGGAAAAGTAAAGGCTTTTTTTGTTCAGTCGAGAATGTTTTGTAAAGTTTCTATTGCTTTTTCTGTTATCAACATTTATTGATTTAGACGTTTTCTCCAAAGTGACTcttaattcaattattaaatacgcaaaaaaaaaaaaaaagaaagaaagaaagaaaaagtgtgtACACACAGTATATTCACAGTATTATATCATATGAATCTGGTTAGTgtgtagaaatatttaaaaatatatatttctattaaaaaataaaaataagtaaggAATTTAGGAATATAACAAAATATCCTACCTGATCCTTGAAAGCGTTGGCTTGCTCCTCAAACCCTGTGGCTTTAAAATAATTGACCACATCTGCTACGGCCCAGTGGGCTGGATCAGAGACCTGCCCATTCTCCACAGAACTGTTGGGGAGAGAAAACGTTTTCACTGAGGCATTCGCATAATTCCAccccaaaaattacattttggcaTTATTTTCTCACTCTCAAACCCATAGGACTATCTCCGGAAAGtaattgaagatatttttaatgaaatctgagagatttCTTCTCCCTCCATTAGAACTCTGAAACTTCAAAACGTCCATAAAGACATCATAAAATGAATCCATATAAATCAAGCAGTTTGAATCGACATGAAGAGGAGTTATTTTTACTTTAGGGTGAACCAACTAAAATAGGTGTCCAGAGAAATCACACTGTCTCTGTAACAGCACACTAGAATATATGAGTTTTTTTTAGTCAAGAGACACTGTTCTATGCATTTTACAAATTCGTATATGCTGATATTGGGTTGGTTGAAATGTTTTCAGTGGGCAGTGTTTTGGAGAGAGGATGTGTGCCTAAATTTCTCTTCCGTCATACAAATGATTCTTTTCAGTCAGGCTGCCATGACTCTTCTTGTCAAAATAACTGAGAGGCCGGAGAGTGTAGAGCATATTTATTCAAATGTGAGGTTTGttcgttttttttcttcaggaattttttcatacaaacaatCCAAAACTGGTCCATTAATTGGAaacaagaaattattatttttttaatttctacaATGGAAGTAACAGCAACTTGGCTAAATAAATGGGTTGTGAAGGTAAGTTCTGCTTTTCTGAGTCAGAGCCAGGGATGAAATTATATTTCTGGCCTTGTGATGAAAAGGCCCTGCTAGTTTTGACCAAGTACAGTCAAAATCACTTCCTGCATAAGACGAAAGAGTAAAAAGTACAGCAACAACAACATACAATTAAGATGTCAAgacattaataaatgtttctcacTCAAACTCAATTGTTAAAACACTTGGACTCCAATATTATCCAATATTACTCTGTACACATACCTTTTGGTGTCCACTGATCCATTTTCCTTGGTTTCCATGACTGCtggatgaataataataataataaaaaggtttaACACATGCAAATATAGTCTATCATCACTGGTGTAGTTTTTAAGAAATACTACAGTATGACAGTATTACTCAATTTCAATAAACTGTCATGTTTAAGCATATACTAAATAACTTCTTTAGGTGGATAACGGAGGCTCTGTTTTTATATGAACAATAAGAATCGCATTAATCTGATTTATTGCTCACCTGTATGTCAGAGAGGTGAGACTAATCTTTTCCATCAGATGTGAGTTGTTTCCTGGTGTCCTGCTCATTCCCTCCTCATCAGTCTCCTGCTGTGTAGAGCTGCCCCATCTTCCAGAAATCCACAGACGTTTAGAAATAAACTTAGAAAATTGATTCTGCAATCAAAAAGATGATAAACCAAAAAGTTTAGGACCACAAAACAGACAAGAGATAAAAGTTAAACATGTAAGGTTATctgtcaaataaacaaaacaaaaacattttattaacaactaaaatatattaatactaccgtcattattataaaatgactatcatcgcaattttgaaataaaaacatactgCATTTCCAAAACAGTTTGTGCAAATATAATGAGCCAAATATCATTTATGAGACGTTATATAAGCATTTTCCTTCATATTTGAGGTTTGACAGGTTCGGTGTCTATGAAGAGAAACACGATGAACAAAATGACAGCCAtaatttttaaagcaaaaaatagattttttaattgtaaataaagtatttaataatttattgtaaataaagtGTATACTTGTAAATACAATAATTGTAAAATGCCGTATCAAATATAGTTATAGCAGGACTAAATGTTATCTGTCGCTGAATCTGTATTCTGTCTGGTTAAACAGAAGTATTGGATCATCAAAATAtccatttaatatattacaagTGTTTTCATGATAAATTTCGACAGTGTGGTGATTAATAAAGCAGATGATAAACTCATTAGCTAGCTAGCTTCCATTAACTCAACATTTATGACATTTGCCGTCTTTCTgagcaaacaaaacaacaattaaCAATTATTTGGATGAAAAGCTTTTTTCTTACCAATTTAACAGATGTTTTATGTAGATTGTTTGAATGTTACTGATTCTCGATCATTGAAACAATATTACGCTTTTTTCCCCCCAGCACATTCCGACTAATGCAGGCGCGGGGctttatgggtaatgtagtttcgaatgatgggaaatgtagttcttCACACATCTCTTCAATAATGAACATGCAATTATACGCAGTTATCAGTTACgttaagaaaaaagtaaaaaggtAAATCAGCATCTTGACAAGGTATAAACATGCATTACTTAGGACGGACAGTAATTCACTTGTTTCTGTGAACTTCTGAAGGTAGTGACCTTGCCTTCTGATGtgtaatataatttttctttcaatttccatttccattttccaTATATAATGAGCAAATTCATAATTAACCATATTTTAAAACCAACACAAttatcttaaaaaagaaaaaaaaaaattgtaacaaaaatgtttgtatttatcttttgttttgtttgtctttacAAAACTATGCAATCTTGAATCATACTTCCCTAATTAAGCCTGGtgattttaaagatgattttaagaCACACTATTTAAcaaaaattaactgaaaaaaaaaagatgattattatatttaaaaaaatatattttctttctgccATTATAAATTACTGAAATGATATTATTATGGCACATGATGAATTAATACTTTTGATACATAGCTTTTGTTTTGCAACATAATGCAACTGAACTATGAGATCTGCACAGAGATAAGGTGAATAGGACAAAGCGGTTCCCTGTAATGTATTATGGAATATAACCAATTGGCATCCAGAGATGgatttacttgttttcttttcttttctttttttttttttttgcaactttatTTATGATTTTCAACAAAACATTGACATAAGTTCAGCATTTCTTACAAAAGTTGTGTTCactccaccccccacccccatccAGGTggcatccccacaaaaaagaaaacaagtatacacaacaaaaaataaaaataaaaataaataaataaataaaaattccaaaCAGTCAGAATGCGGGCATTGAGGAGACTAGGGACGGCAGTCAGAGAGAAGTGCAAGAAACTAAATTACCAACAAATAAAAAGACAATGAGTCAAGCAAAAGGCAGATTCTTGATATGAGTTATGAACGGTGACCAGGTTCTGTCATATTTACCCTCCAAGCCGTGCACTGTATACCTAATCTTTTCCAGAGCTAATCTCAACATCACCTCTCTAATCCAATGGACATAAGAAGGAGGGTTTTTCGCCTTCCAGTTCAACAGTATCAGACGACAGCATGCAACAAAGCATAGGCTATTGCAATTTTATGGAGGTGGGAGAGCTTTAGCTCATCACGTGCTACACCGAAGATAGCTATCAAGGGGTCAGGCCGCAGTGTTTCGCCAGATATAACTGACAGTGATTGAAAAATTGATGACCAAAAATCATACAAAGATGGACATGACCAAAACATGTGCCCCAAAGAAACAGGGGAATAGTGACATCTAGGACAGTTTGGTTCAACATTAGGGTATAATTTAGACAGTCTTTCATTTGAGTAATGCAATCTGTGGACAACCTTAAATTTAATCAAGCCATGTCTAATACAGAGAGAAGATGTGTGTATGCGCTGTATGGTATTTTTCCAGATGTCTTCCGGTATCATTTCTCCGAACTCTCCTTCCCACGCTGCCCTGATTTTGTCCCATGTATGAGGGCAGCTATCAAGAATTAATGTATAGATCTTTGATATTGCTCTTTTAGTAGGTTGACtcacattaaaaactaaatacagTAGGTCTTTAGAGGGTGGAGATGGGTACCCTGAGAAAAAATTCCGAGCCTGAAGGTATCTAAAGTGGTGAGACTTAGGTAAATTATTGTTTTCACATAAAGATTTAAATGAAACAAAGCCATCCTCAGTGAAGAGATCTCGAAAGAAAACCAAGCCACTTCTGTGCCAAGCTGCAAATGCATGATCTATTTGAGATGGTACAAAAAGATGATTAAACATTATTGGAGAGAAGCTACATgtatttatcaaattaaaatgtttcctgAATTGAACCCAGATCTTAATCGATTCTGAACCACCAAATTTGAGTTCAGCTcagttaatttaatatttagtgGGAGAGGGGCAGTTAAGATTGAAATCGGAGAGACTGGAAGTGTAGCTTTCAGTTCCATATCAGTCCAGACTGGACCCTCCTTATCTGCGAACATGGTTATCCAGTATGTCAACTCAACAATATTGGCTGCCcaataataaaacaagaaattaGGTAAACCCAAACCCCCATCAGACTTAGCTCTCTCCAGGCTTGCTTTCTTCATACGTGCAGGTTTTTTTTATCCATATGAACAAAGAGATACAGCGGTCCAACTGAGCAAAATAGGATTTGGGGAGAAAAATGGGaatcatttgaaataaataaagaaacctGGGCAGTACAGTCATATTCACTGCATTTATCCGTCCTGCCAGGGAGAGTGGAGTTTTTGACCACCTATCCAGATCAGTTTTGGTACGATCCAAAATAAAGCTGTAGTTATACTGGAAAATAGCCTTAATTGAGTCAGCTATTTCTATTCCCAAAATAAGAAAATTtgtcattttcaattttaaaaggcAAATTTTCATAAGTGATCAGATTATTTAATGGAAACAATAAAGATTTTGACAAATTAACTTTATACCCCGATATGTTACTAAACTTTTGTAGCCAATAGAGAAGATGGGGCATACTCTCAATTGGATCTGAAATCTGTAAAAGGAGATCATCAGCATAGAGcaaagttttatgttttatttcaccCCTGGATATACTCTTTATCCTCTCATCAAATCTGATAGCAATTGCCAGTGGTTCGATCACAATGTCAAACAGGAAGGGCGACAGGCAGCAACCCTCGGAAAGTATTCCGAGATCAGACCATTTGTCCTGACTGCCGCCATAGGTGTTGAATATAGAACTTTGATCCACCTACAGAAAGTAGGCCCCATGCCGAATTTTTCTAAAACTGCGAAAAGATAGGTCCATTCGATTCTGTCAAACGGCTTTTCAGCGTCAAGGCTCAGAATAACTTCTGGATGTTTCGTTGAATGGGGGGAAAATATCACATTAAATAGTCTTCTCACATTAGAAAATGATTGCCGTCTGGGAATGAAGCCTGTTTGGTCCTCATCGATAATGGTGGAAATAATAGGGTCTAACCTTTGTGCAAGAGTTTTGGTTAAAATCTTATAGTCACAGCACAGAAGGCTTATTGGTCTGTATGAACTACACTGTACAGGATCCTTATCTTTTTTTAGTAAGACTGAAATCGTGGCCTGGGTAAGCGTCTGAGGCAAATTTCCAGTAGCCAAAGCTTCATCATAGACTGATTTCAGGATGGGTATGAGTTTAGAAGAGAATTCCTTGTAAAACTCCATGGGGAAACCATCCGGACCTGACTCCTTTCCTGTCTGAGACAACTTGATGGCACTCGCTATTCCCTCAAGCGACAACGGCTGTTCTAAAGATGACTGAGCATCTGGAGAAAGCTTGGGGAGATCCAGCGAATCAAGAAATGAGTAGATCTCAAACGAGTCACTACCCACCTCTGATTGATATAGGGTAGAATAAAATTGATTGTTGAGAAATATTTTGAAGTGTTTACATAAAAGTAATTGGGGATCTAACCGCCATGTTCGTTGGGGCGCTACATTGCCTGGGAAAACTAGATCTGGTATCACTATACTGTGGTATTTGGTGCTGGTAATTAAGGGTAATAACTGGTTATCGATAATAAAGTAATCAATCCTGGAGTAGCTATGATGAACAggggagaaaaaagaaaattgcttCGTACCTGGATTTTTTATACGCCAAGGGTCTGATAAACCATAAGAACGAAGTAGAGAATTAATAGCCACTGCAGCTGACGAGAGAGTATTGTTCGACCTTACGCTTGACCTGTCCAACTGAGGATGGAGGACACAATTAATAAAATCTCCACCTAGAATTAGTTTGTAGGAGTTAAGGTCTGGGAGAgtcgaaaaaaaaattaagaaagaattGTGCATTGTCCCAGTTAGGTCCATAGATATTAGCCAATATTAATGGTGTGTTAAATAGCTGGCCCACTACAACAATATATCTGCCATTAGCATCTGCTATTACTTCAGAGTGGATTTACTTGTTTTCTATATGCACTGCataatatgaaaacaaacaacaacaacaacaacaacaaaacgtaCAAGCATCTTTTACAAGTATACTCACAACAGTACTCTGACAAACAGGTGTGACAAAAGGCATTGCACAATAAACCATTGtaaatcattttcttttattCAGTGTCAAAATAAATTGTCCCAAAATTGGGCATCATAAGCTCTACAGCAGATATACCatttctcttaaaaataaaagtattcacaTGGTCCATATAAGAAGACAGATGGCTGTAGAAGGTACACAAAT encodes the following:
- the LOC127968285 gene encoding sterile alpha motif domain-containing protein 13-like; this translates as METKENGSVDTKSSVENGQVSDPAHWAVADVVNYFKATGFEEQANAFKDQEIDGKSLLLMTRNDVLTGLSIKLGPALKIYEYHVKPLQTQHLKSNVS